From Draconibacterium halophilum, one genomic window encodes:
- a CDS encoding NAD+ synthase: MKVALAQLNYTIGDFEGNASKIIAEINRLKQAEVDLVVFSELSVTGYYPHDLLEKKEFIAKADDAVAKIAKHCHGIAALVGAPRINQQERGKQLFNSALFLADGEIKSSHNKTLLPTYDIFDEYRHFEPNREFSLVEYKGEKIAVTICEDLWDEQPTANEFGKDKLYSTSPMEELAKLKPDFVVNLSASPFSYNQEGWRKNVLIRKAKNYGIPILYCNQVGAQTELVFDGGSVYIDSTGEIVKELKYFEEDSLVLDTKSLGEKELQQKVDYIEKIHDALVLGIRDYFKKMGFRQATLGLSGGIDSAVTVVLAVRALGAGNVRVLLMPSKYSSDHSVNDARELAENLGIRYDVVNIQSAVDQFEHALTPLFEGRSPDVAEENIQARARGIYMMAISNKFGHILLNTTNKSECAVGYGTLYGDMNGGIAVLGDVYKMDVFKLSRFMNKDGEVIPENTIVKPPSAELRPDQKDTDSLPEYEDLDKMLFNYIELNKSPKEIAALGYDEAVVRRVIRMVNMNEYKRFQAAPILRVSSKAFGFGRKMPLVARY; the protein is encoded by the coding sequence ATGAAAGTTGCACTGGCCCAATTAAATTATACCATCGGCGATTTTGAAGGAAATGCGTCGAAGATTATTGCCGAGATCAATCGTTTGAAACAAGCGGAAGTTGATTTGGTTGTTTTTTCCGAACTGTCGGTAACGGGTTATTACCCGCACGATTTGTTGGAGAAAAAAGAGTTTATTGCCAAAGCTGATGATGCGGTTGCCAAAATAGCAAAGCACTGCCACGGTATTGCTGCTTTGGTTGGTGCGCCGCGCATTAACCAACAGGAACGGGGTAAACAGCTATTTAACTCGGCTCTATTTCTTGCTGATGGCGAAATAAAAAGCAGCCACAACAAAACGCTGTTGCCTACTTACGATATTTTTGATGAGTACCGCCATTTCGAGCCCAACCGCGAATTTAGTCTGGTAGAATACAAAGGCGAAAAAATTGCGGTTACCATTTGCGAAGATTTATGGGACGAGCAACCAACGGCCAACGAGTTTGGAAAAGACAAGCTTTATTCTACATCGCCAATGGAGGAGTTGGCAAAACTGAAACCCGATTTTGTGGTAAACCTTTCGGCATCGCCATTTTCATACAACCAGGAAGGCTGGCGAAAGAATGTGCTCATTAGAAAAGCCAAAAATTATGGCATACCTATTTTATATTGCAACCAGGTTGGTGCACAAACCGAGTTGGTTTTTGATGGCGGATCGGTATACATCGACTCCACCGGAGAGATTGTAAAAGAGCTGAAATATTTTGAGGAGGACTCTTTGGTCCTCGATACTAAGTCGCTGGGCGAAAAAGAGCTTCAGCAAAAGGTCGACTACATAGAAAAAATACACGATGCGCTGGTGCTCGGCATTCGCGACTATTTTAAAAAGATGGGCTTCAGGCAGGCTACGCTGGGATTGTCGGGCGGAATTGATTCGGCAGTAACAGTGGTTCTTGCCGTTCGTGCTTTAGGTGCCGGGAATGTGCGCGTGCTGTTAATGCCATCAAAATATTCGTCGGACCACAGTGTAAACGATGCCCGCGAACTTGCCGAGAATTTGGGTATTCGTTACGATGTGGTGAATATTCAATCGGCAGTCGACCAGTTTGAGCATGCTCTTACCCCGCTATTCGAAGGCCGCTCGCCCGATGTTGCCGAGGAAAATATCCAGGCTCGTGCCCGTGGAATTTATATGATGGCAATTTCTAATAAGTTTGGTCACATTCTGTTAAATACCACCAATAAAAGTGAGTGCGCCGTTGGTTACGGTACTTTATATGGCGACATGAACGGCGGTATTGCTGTGCTTGGCGATGTGTATAAAATGGATGTTTTTAAACTGTCGCGGTTTATGAATAAAGACGGAGAAGTGATTCCGGAGAATACCATTGTAAAACCACCGTCGGCAGAGTTAAGACCCGATCAGAAAGATACCGATTCGTTGCCGGAGTACGAAGATTTGGATAAAATGCTTTTCAACTATATTGAACTGAATAAATCGCCAAAAGAAATAGCAGCTTTGGGCTATGATGAGGCAGTAGTGCGGAGAGTGATTAGAATGGTGAACATGAATGAGTATAAACGATTTCAGGCAGCACCTATTTTAAGAGTAAGTTCAAAAGCTTTTGGCTTCGGACGAAAAATGCCGCTCGTTGCCCGTTATTAG
- a CDS encoding Crp/Fnr family transcriptional regulator, whose amino-acid sequence MLNSDIGLRDLVDNQKSIFYLLGQEDKDDLQHHISLSQYKKNEFIYKEGDKPNGFLVLIDGKVKIFKEGVGGREQIIRMTKPLGLIGYRALLADETHNGSAVTLEESLVCTIDPDFIFNRALKNSDFSFRIISKLSKELGFSNARTVTLTQKHIRGRLAESLILLKDKYGFENDGTTLKAFLSREDIANLSNMTTSNAIRTLSTFASEKVIAIDGRKIRILDAIRLERISKLG is encoded by the coding sequence ATGTTAAATTCAGATATTGGACTTAGGGATCTGGTTGATAATCAGAAATCAATATTTTATTTGTTGGGGCAGGAAGATAAAGACGATCTGCAACATCATATTTCTCTTTCGCAGTACAAGAAAAATGAATTTATTTACAAAGAAGGAGATAAACCCAATGGGTTTTTGGTACTGATTGATGGCAAGGTTAAGATTTTTAAAGAAGGTGTAGGAGGAAGAGAGCAGATAATTCGCATGACCAAACCTTTGGGGCTGATTGGTTATCGCGCCCTACTTGCCGACGAAACTCACAATGGTTCGGCAGTTACGCTTGAAGAATCGCTTGTTTGTACTATCGACCCTGACTTTATTTTTAATCGTGCCTTAAAAAACTCCGATTTTTCGTTCCGTATAATTAGTAAACTCTCGAAAGAACTCGGTTTCTCCAATGCCCGAACGGTTACTTTAACACAAAAGCATATTCGTGGTCGGTTGGCCGAATCGCTGATTTTACTGAAAGATAAATACGGTTTCGAAAATGATGGCACAACTTTAAAGGCATTCCTGTCGCGCGAGGATATTGCCAATTTGTCGAATATGACTACATCAAATGCCATTCGTACACTATCAACTTTTGCCAGCGAAAAAGTAATTGCTATCGATGGCAGAAAGATTCGGATTTTGGATGCCATCCGCCTGGAGCGCATCAGTAAATTAGGTTAA
- a CDS encoding bifunctional UDP-N-acetylmuramoyl-tripeptide:D-alanyl-D-alanine ligase/alanine racemase translates to MINLTAKQICAVVNGELFASSSFQDFTVSEVITDSRTFFGGQNVAFFALTGPVFNGHNYIAQLRKKGVQLFIISDKNFIDDKANYILVKDTGLALQQLATYNRNQFSQPVIGITGSNGKTIVKEWLYDLLSAELKIVRSPKSYNSQVGVPLSALLLDAQYELALLEAGISEPGEMQKLAPIVQPNIGILSNIGDAHQENFQSKKEKLNEKLQLFVDAKKLVFCLDRPYSKPIAKFCLGNNIEPINWSFENDEATIQFKSKAAANHTKIEAKTRNKSYSFQIPFTDESALENACHCFATIVALEKIPDVFLERFSKLEPIAMRLEIKQGINNCLLINDYYNSDLNSLGIALSVLKQQAAQSHLHKHVILSDIHQTGIETAELYSKVNQLLQEWGINKLTGIGEALYKHQYIFQMESEFYSDRNEFEKHFIRSNYSSSAILLKGARQFAFEQISALLQQKAHQTVLEINLNALIHNLNSFRKLLRPETKIMVMVKAFSYGNGDVEIARLLQHQNVDYLAVAVADEGVQLRNAGITIPIVVMNPEHDSFQNIIDFNLEPNIYSTQLLHQFAKVVAEFGLCNFPIHVKIDTGMNRLGLKTEKEIDELISFVKSNKHLKIQSVFSHLAGSDDPELDDFTHEQFTRFAHLSKQIETAFDYKVDKHILNSAGIERFTDHQMDMVRLGIGLYGISQTGLQLQQISTLKTTVSQVKTVNAGETVGYNRKGKTRQQSRVAVVPMGYADGINRRLGNGLGSAFVNGQEARMIGNICMDMLMLDVTNLKVSPGDKVEIFGPDISISKLAQLLETIPYEILTGISQRVKRVYLQE, encoded by the coding sequence ATGATCAACCTGACGGCAAAACAAATATGTGCCGTAGTAAATGGTGAGCTTTTCGCTTCCTCATCGTTTCAGGATTTTACTGTTTCAGAAGTTATTACCGACAGCCGGACTTTCTTTGGCGGACAAAACGTTGCTTTTTTTGCTTTAACCGGCCCTGTTTTTAACGGACACAACTACATTGCACAACTTCGCAAAAAAGGCGTGCAACTTTTTATCATTTCCGATAAGAATTTTATTGATGATAAGGCCAACTATATCTTAGTAAAAGACACCGGTCTGGCATTACAGCAACTTGCAACTTATAACCGAAATCAGTTTTCACAGCCCGTTATTGGAATTACCGGAAGCAACGGAAAAACAATTGTTAAAGAATGGTTGTACGATCTGCTTTCGGCTGAATTAAAAATTGTACGAAGCCCGAAGAGTTACAACTCACAGGTAGGCGTTCCTTTATCGGCATTACTGTTGGATGCACAATACGAACTTGCCCTATTAGAAGCAGGAATTTCAGAGCCGGGAGAAATGCAAAAGCTTGCCCCCATTGTTCAACCCAATATTGGTATTCTATCTAACATTGGCGATGCGCACCAGGAGAATTTCCAATCGAAGAAAGAAAAACTAAACGAGAAACTTCAGCTTTTTGTTGATGCAAAAAAACTAGTATTTTGCCTCGATCGTCCCTATTCAAAACCAATTGCAAAATTCTGTTTGGGAAACAATATTGAGCCAATAAACTGGTCGTTTGAAAACGACGAGGCAACTATTCAATTTAAAAGCAAAGCAGCGGCAAACCATACAAAAATTGAAGCAAAAACCAGAAATAAAAGCTACTCCTTTCAAATTCCATTTACCGACGAATCAGCACTGGAAAATGCCTGCCATTGTTTTGCTACAATAGTTGCACTGGAGAAAATTCCGGATGTGTTTTTGGAAAGATTTAGCAAGCTGGAACCAATTGCTATGCGCCTTGAAATTAAACAGGGTATTAACAACTGTTTGCTCATTAACGATTATTACAATTCTGATTTGAACTCGCTGGGCATTGCGTTGTCGGTACTAAAACAACAAGCTGCCCAAAGCCATTTGCACAAGCATGTAATCTTATCCGATATTCATCAAACAGGTATTGAAACGGCAGAATTGTATTCAAAAGTAAACCAGCTTTTGCAGGAATGGGGAATTAACAAACTCACCGGAATTGGCGAAGCGCTGTACAAACACCAATATATTTTTCAGATGGAAAGCGAATTTTATTCAGACCGTAACGAGTTTGAAAAACATTTTATTCGCAGCAACTATTCATCATCAGCAATTTTGTTAAAAGGAGCACGGCAATTTGCGTTTGAGCAGATATCAGCACTATTGCAACAAAAGGCACATCAAACGGTACTCGAAATTAATTTGAATGCGCTGATACATAATCTAAATTCTTTTCGAAAACTGCTGCGCCCGGAAACAAAAATTATGGTAATGGTGAAGGCTTTTTCGTATGGAAATGGCGATGTTGAGATTGCACGACTCTTACAACATCAAAATGTAGATTACCTGGCAGTTGCTGTGGCCGACGAAGGGGTTCAGCTGCGTAATGCAGGCATTACCATTCCAATTGTTGTAATGAATCCTGAACACGATAGCTTTCAAAATATTATCGATTTTAATCTGGAACCCAATATTTACAGCACACAACTTTTACATCAATTTGCAAAGGTTGTTGCAGAGTTCGGGTTATGCAACTTCCCCATTCACGTAAAAATTGATACGGGCATGAACCGGCTTGGTCTGAAAACGGAAAAAGAAATTGATGAGTTGATCTCGTTCGTAAAAAGCAACAAGCATTTAAAAATACAGTCGGTTTTTTCACACCTCGCCGGAAGCGACGATCCGGAGCTGGATGATTTTACGCATGAACAGTTTACAAGATTTGCACATTTATCCAAACAAATTGAGACAGCTTTTGATTATAAAGTAGACAAGCATATTCTTAACTCGGCAGGAATTGAACGATTTACCGATCATCAAATGGATATGGTTCGACTAGGTATTGGACTTTACGGCATTTCGCAAACCGGATTACAGCTACAACAAATCAGCACGCTGAAGACCACAGTCTCGCAAGTTAAAACTGTTAATGCAGGCGAAACCGTTGGATACAACCGTAAAGGAAAAACTAGGCAACAAAGCCGGGTAGCCGTCGTGCCAATGGGTTATGCCGACGGGATTAACCGAAGATTAGGCAATGGCTTGGGCAGTGCTTTTGTGAACGGACAAGAAGCAAGGATGATCGGAAATATATGTATGGATATGCTGATGCTCGACGTTACCAACCTGAAAGTTAGCCCGGGAGACAAGGTTGAAATTTTTGGGCCAGATATTTCTATTTCAAAGTTGGCTCAACTACTCGAAACGATTCCTTATGAAATCCTAACAGGCATTTCGCAACGCGTTAAACGTGTATATTTGCAGGAATAA
- a CDS encoding thymidine kinase, with protein sequence MFIERDVNGHKKVGTIEVVAGSMFSGKTEELIRRLKRAKIAKQKVEIYKPMVDIRYSETEVVSHDENAIHSTPVENSANILLLAGEVDVIGIDEAQFFDKGLINVVTQLANMGIRVIVAGLDMDFKGAPFGPIPGLMAVADYITKVHAICVRCGSIAQFSHRLSEKEQVVLLGEKDIYEPLCRSCYNKAHKE encoded by the coding sequence ATGTTTATTGAAAGAGATGTAAACGGCCATAAAAAAGTTGGCACCATTGAAGTTGTTGCCGGATCAATGTTTTCAGGGAAAACCGAAGAATTGATCAGACGGTTAAAACGTGCCAAAATTGCCAAACAAAAGGTGGAAATTTACAAACCGATGGTTGACATACGTTACTCGGAAACGGAGGTGGTTTCGCACGATGAAAATGCCATCCACTCTACTCCGGTTGAGAACTCGGCCAATATTCTTTTGCTGGCCGGCGAAGTTGACGTAATTGGAATTGACGAAGCCCAGTTTTTTGATAAAGGTCTGATTAACGTGGTAACCCAGTTGGCGAACATGGGGATTCGCGTTATTGTTGCCGGCCTCGACATGGACTTTAAAGGCGCACCTTTTGGACCGATTCCCGGACTAATGGCTGTTGCCGACTACATTACCAAAGTGCACGCTATTTGTGTTCGATGCGGAAGTATCGCACAATTCTCTCATCGTCTCTCGGAAAAAGAACAGGTGGTTCTGCTGGGCGAAAAAGACATTTACGAACCACTTTGCCGAAGCTGTTACAACAAAGCACATAAAGAATAA
- the rsmI gene encoding 16S rRNA (cytidine(1402)-2'-O)-methyltransferase: MDNEARLILVPTPIGNLRDITLRAVEVLKEADIILAEDTRVSSKLLKHLEIEKKLFAHHKFNEHKTSSSIVSKIEQGNTVALISDAGTPAISDPGFLLVRACVEKDITVECLPGPTALIPALAVSGLPTEKFVFEGFLPQKKGRQTRLKILAEEPRTMVFYESPYRLVKALGQFAEFFGPERKACVCRELSKMFEEVKRGTVTELAEYYTAHPPKGEIVIVVEGRAK, from the coding sequence ATGGATAACGAAGCAAGATTAATATTGGTTCCAACACCTATTGGTAATCTGCGGGATATCACCTTGCGGGCAGTTGAGGTTTTGAAAGAGGCCGATATTATTTTGGCCGAAGATACACGGGTATCGTCAAAGCTTTTAAAGCACCTTGAAATTGAAAAGAAGCTTTTTGCGCATCACAAGTTTAACGAGCATAAAACCAGCAGTTCAATTGTTTCAAAAATAGAGCAAGGGAATACTGTGGCTTTAATTTCTGATGCTGGTACGCCGGCCATTTCCGATCCTGGGTTTTTATTGGTGAGAGCTTGTGTTGAAAAAGATATAACAGTGGAATGTTTGCCCGGGCCAACCGCGTTAATTCCGGCTTTGGCAGTGTCGGGTTTGCCTACCGAAAAGTTTGTCTTCGAAGGTTTTTTGCCGCAAAAAAAAGGCCGACAAACGCGTCTGAAAATATTAGCTGAGGAGCCTCGAACTATGGTTTTTTACGAATCGCCATACCGCTTGGTAAAAGCGTTGGGGCAATTTGCCGAATTTTTTGGCCCCGAACGAAAAGCATGTGTTTGCCGCGAGCTCAGTAAAATGTTTGAAGAAGTGAAGCGGGGAACAGTTACAGAACTTGCAGAATACTATACGGCACATCCTCCGAAAGGAGAAATTGTTATTGTGGTGGAAGGAAGAGCAAAATAA
- a CDS encoding YjjG family noncanonical pyrimidine nucleotidase, whose translation MKKKYTHIFFDLDNTLWDFKTNSKLAMELTFSHFNLELKGVVFEHFFDVYTEHNAKLWAAYRMKEIAKKDLTRQRFLLTLKAFKLNGVDPDKMNTFYLNEMPKQKMLMPGAIELLDFLKKKKVKLFIITNGFKEVQHRKMQRSGLAPYFDKVFISEEVKCPKPGKQIFEHAIKSANAKKTNSLMVGDDWDSDIRGALNFGIDAVYYNPLKQPVDIIIGGVKIINSLSELRLECR comes from the coding sequence ATGAAGAAAAAATATACACACATATTTTTCGATTTAGACAATACCTTGTGGGATTTTAAAACGAACTCTAAGTTGGCGATGGAGTTAACTTTTTCTCATTTTAACCTGGAACTTAAAGGGGTGGTGTTTGAGCACTTTTTTGACGTTTACACTGAGCATAATGCTAAACTTTGGGCGGCTTATCGTATGAAGGAAATAGCGAAAAAGGATCTTACGCGACAACGATTTCTACTTACTTTAAAGGCTTTTAAGTTAAACGGTGTGGATCCGGATAAAATGAATACCTTCTACCTAAATGAAATGCCAAAACAAAAAATGTTGATGCCGGGAGCCATTGAACTGCTCGATTTTTTAAAGAAAAAAAAAGTCAAGCTGTTTATTATAACCAACGGCTTTAAAGAAGTACAACATAGAAAAATGCAGCGTTCGGGTTTAGCACCATATTTCGATAAAGTATTTATTTCGGAAGAAGTAAAATGCCCGAAGCCAGGGAAACAAATATTCGAACATGCTATAAAGTCGGCCAATGCAAAAAAAACAAACAGTTTAATGGTTGGCGACGATTGGGATAGTGATATTCGTGGCGCCCTTAACTTTGGCATCGATGCCGTCTATTATAATCCTTTAAAACAGCCGGTTGATATTATAATTGGTGGTGTTAAAATCATTAATTCATTATCGGAGTTACGTTTGGAGTGCCGATAG
- a CDS encoding SusC/RagA family TonB-linked outer membrane protein, which yields MKKIAIFLSILLFMGNLVAFAQTKTLTGTVTSAEDDMPIPGVSVSVKGTTLGTITNMDGGFELKAPDDASTLIFSFIGMRIQEVEIGSQTSFSVAMQSDVIGIDEVVVTALGISREKKTLPYAAQDVKAEQLNVSGDANIKNAIVGKVAGVQMVGQAGSKLGQSGKIRIRGAISLTSDSDPLYVVDGIPVGDPNVVDMNDVESVNVLKGPNATALYGQRAEYGVIMITTKKAKAGGISVEINSNTTFDKVAYLPEYQNLYGGGYDGADEWTTLDYNAGFAGNAYPEEWSIFDGRRFIYSGYADESWGPAFDGEPYTPWYAMWPESPYYGETTPYVAQPDNIKDFYDTGVTTKNSIAISGAGDGYTARLSLTNLDQNGIIPESEYKKNTISGSFDFDATDKLSVGANFNFSKSYVQGDFDDGYSNQVTGSFNSWFARNVDMDKMRELKDLQTTGGYHASWNYWGPFYSTYFGTEKAAFWFNPYWYLGEYQNERDRIRLIGDIHATYNVNENLNVKVNASTNIYNYKQFWKVPYSIEAAADPAFYNVWNSGFGNTRQMEIENNYNGMVNYANDFGDFDVDGTAGISYRTNSYDRFRANMPTGSKTQGLVLPDVYTYSNTKLPVTAQTYKYEKEVMSMYARVSLGWREMLYLDGSYRQDWSSALPEEKNGYGYPSIGSSFIFTELIEDNSILSFGKLRAGWAQVGTDLAAMRLNQVYPLSGSPYLGSPQMYTNNQLVDPAIEPAINTSMEFGFDLKFLNNRAGLTFTYFNEIREKEIIPITMSQATGKTSFLTNAGKSKRDGIELVLDGTPVQTNNFVWNIGVNFATSNPVVEELPGDLQSINAPGGNDDWGFVYVVHKLGEEWGQLRGRAIRIDEETGQQVVNAATGTFAYDTDQYLGSVLPDFTGGIFNQFTIMNLVNVSASIDFQKGGKFFSLSEMWGQYSGLLEETAGINDQGNNVRDAIDDGGGVHVVGVDTDGNSYDQYVDSYTYFSQFNSNTIASPYVHDASYMKLRDVSVSVNLPKKWLNSTFLKTATVGFVGRNLWMISLAEDNIHNWDPSEMSQTYGENAGLPGTRSYGFDVKLTF from the coding sequence ATGAAAAAAATTGCGATTTTTTTATCGATTCTCCTTTTCATGGGTAATTTGGTTGCCTTTGCTCAAACGAAGACATTAACCGGTACGGTTACTTCGGCTGAGGATGATATGCCAATACCCGGGGTTTCGGTATCTGTGAAAGGAACTACCCTTGGTACTATTACCAACATGGATGGTGGATTCGAGTTAAAAGCACCGGATGATGCCAGTACTTTAATTTTTAGCTTCATTGGGATGCGTATACAGGAAGTTGAAATTGGTTCGCAAACCAGTTTCTCTGTAGCAATGCAATCAGATGTAATTGGTATCGACGAGGTGGTCGTAACTGCACTAGGTATTAGCCGCGAAAAGAAAACATTGCCTTATGCTGCACAGGATGTAAAAGCTGAGCAGTTAAACGTATCAGGTGATGCCAACATTAAAAATGCTATTGTTGGTAAAGTAGCCGGTGTACAAATGGTAGGTCAGGCCGGTTCAAAACTTGGACAATCAGGTAAGATTCGTATCAGGGGAGCTATTTCGTTAACTTCTGACTCTGATCCTTTATACGTTGTTGACGGTATTCCTGTTGGCGATCCAAACGTTGTTGATATGAACGACGTTGAATCAGTTAACGTACTGAAAGGGCCTAACGCGACTGCACTTTACGGTCAGCGTGCTGAATATGGTGTAATCATGATCACCACCAAAAAAGCAAAAGCCGGTGGTATTAGTGTTGAAATTAACAGCAATACTACTTTTGATAAAGTAGCTTACTTGCCGGAATACCAAAACCTTTATGGTGGTGGTTACGACGGTGCTGACGAATGGACTACATTGGACTACAATGCCGGTTTTGCAGGAAATGCTTATCCGGAAGAGTGGTCGATTTTTGATGGACGTCGTTTTATCTACAGTGGATATGCTGATGAGAGTTGGGGACCTGCATTCGATGGCGAACCTTATACTCCGTGGTATGCTATGTGGCCTGAAAGCCCATACTATGGCGAAACTACGCCTTATGTAGCACAGCCTGATAACATTAAGGATTTCTACGATACTGGTGTTACCACTAAAAACTCAATCGCAATTAGCGGAGCGGGTGATGGTTACACTGCACGTTTATCTCTAACGAACCTGGATCAGAACGGTATTATTCCGGAATCGGAGTATAAGAAAAATACCATTAGTGGGTCATTTGATTTTGATGCAACCGATAAGCTAAGTGTTGGTGCTAATTTTAACTTCTCAAAATCGTATGTTCAGGGTGATTTCGACGATGGTTATTCAAATCAGGTAACAGGTTCTTTTAACTCATGGTTTGCTCGTAACGTCGACATGGATAAAATGAGAGAGTTAAAAGATTTACAAACAACCGGAGGATACCATGCATCATGGAACTACTGGGGACCTTTCTACTCCACCTACTTTGGTACTGAAAAAGCGGCTTTTTGGTTTAACCCATACTGGTATTTGGGAGAATATCAGAATGAACGCGACAGAATTCGTTTAATTGGTGATATTCATGCAACATACAATGTGAACGAGAATTTGAATGTGAAAGTAAATGCATCTACAAACATTTACAACTACAAACAATTCTGGAAAGTTCCTTACTCGATTGAAGCTGCTGCTGATCCTGCTTTTTATAATGTTTGGAACTCAGGTTTTGGAAACACCAGACAGATGGAGATCGAGAATAACTACAATGGTATGGTAAACTATGCCAACGATTTTGGTGATTTTGATGTTGATGGTACTGCCGGTATCTCATACAGAACAAACTCATACGATCGTTTCAGAGCTAATATGCCAACTGGTAGTAAAACACAAGGTTTAGTATTACCTGATGTATACACCTACAGTAACACTAAACTTCCTGTAACTGCTCAAACTTATAAGTATGAAAAAGAAGTAATGAGTATGTACGCTCGTGTCTCACTGGGTTGGAGAGAAATGTTATATTTAGATGGATCGTATCGTCAGGACTGGAGTTCGGCACTTCCTGAAGAGAAGAACGGATATGGATATCCCTCTATCGGTTCTTCATTCATATTTACTGAACTGATTGAAGATAACTCAATTCTATCTTTCGGTAAACTGCGTGCCGGTTGGGCACAGGTGGGTACCGACCTTGCAGCAATGCGCTTGAATCAGGTTTACCCATTGTCTGGAAGTCCTTATTTGGGAAGTCCTCAGATGTATACCAACAACCAGTTGGTTGACCCGGCTATTGAGCCTGCAATAAACACTTCAATGGAATTTGGTTTCGATCTTAAATTCCTGAACAACAGAGCAGGATTAACTTTCACTTATTTCAACGAAATTCGTGAAAAAGAAATCATCCCAATTACCATGTCTCAAGCAACAGGAAAAACTTCATTCCTAACCAATGCCGGTAAATCGAAACGTGATGGTATCGAGTTGGTATTAGACGGGACACCTGTTCAAACCAATAACTTTGTATGGAATATTGGTGTAAACTTTGCAACAAGTAATCCGGTTGTTGAAGAACTTCCTGGCGACCTTCAGTCGATAAACGCTCCTGGTGGAAACGATGATTGGGGTTTTGTATATGTAGTTCATAAATTAGGTGAAGAATGGGGCCAGTTAAGAGGTCGTGCTATTCGAATTGATGAAGAAACCGGTCAGCAGGTAGTTAATGCTGCAACCGGAACCTTTGCTTATGATACCGACCAGTACCTGGGATCAGTTCTTCCCGATTTTACAGGTGGTATCTTCAACCAGTTTACTATTATGAATTTGGTTAATGTGTCTGCATCAATCGATTTCCAAAAAGGTGGTAAGTTTTTCTCACTTTCTGAAATGTGGGGACAGTACTCAGGATTGTTAGAAGAAACTGCCGGAATTAACGACCAGGGAAATAACGTACGCGATGCTATTGATGATGGTGGTGGTGTTCACGTTGTTGGTGTTGATACCGATGGAAATTCTTACGATCAATATGTAGACTCATACACTTACTTCAGCCAGTTTAACTCTAACACTATTGCATCACCATACGTACACGATGCAAGTTACATGAAACTGCGTGACGTTAGTGTTTCAGTAAACTTACCAAAAAAGTGGTTAAACAGTACTTTCCTGAAAACTGCAACTGTTGGTTTTGTAGGAAGAAACTTATGGATGATCTCTCTTGCTGAAGATAATATACACAACTGGGATCCATCAGAAATGTCGCAAACCTATGGTGAAAATGCCGGTTTACCTGGTACCAGAAGTTATGGGTTCGATGTTAAATTAACCTTTTAA